In Methanoregula formicica SMSP, the DNA window GATCAGATCGGTATTAATTGATCCGGAGGGGTACCTATCTGCACTCATGGTGCGCGAGCCCGGACCCGAGAACAAGGCCGAGAATGGCAATGGTGCGCGGCTGACCCCGGTCATGCAGCAGTACCACGAGATGAAGGAGCAGCATCCCGATACCATCCTGTTTTTCCGGATCGGGGATTTCTACGAGACCTTCAACGATGATGCAAAACTGGTTTCGCGCGAACTGGATATTGTCCTGACCTCCCGGTCAAAGAGCGGGGATAACCCGATCCCGCTCGCGGGTGTCCCGTACCATGCAGCGGAAGGATATATTGCAAAACTGATCGCCAAAGGGTACCGCGTAGCAGTCTGCGAACAGGTCGGTGATCCGAAAACCACAAAGGGGGTCGTGAAACGCGAGATCGCCCGCGTCATCACACCGGGCACCGTGATAGACCCGGCCCTTGTCCCGTCAACCGCTGCCACGTACCTGATGGCCGCCCTCCCGGATGCAAAACAAAAAGAGTGGGGCATCTCGCTCCTCGACATTTCGACAGGAGAGTTCTTCGCTGCCATTGTCCCCCATGATCCCATCCTTGAATCCCTGGGATCGGAGATCGCCCGGTACCGGCCCGCGGAGTGCATCGTCCCGGCAAACCTTCCAGACACGTTCCGCGATCGTATCCGCGATGCGGGCGTCATCGTGAATGCCTGCCGGGACGAGCTCTTCACCTGCGACCGGGCGGAAAAACTTCTCTGCGGGCACTTCGGTACCGCATCCCTTGGAGGATTCGGGTTCGAGAGCCGGTCCTGTGCCACCGGCGCGGCCGGTGCTGCCCTTGCCTATGCGCTGGAGACACAGCATGCCCCGCTGACCCACATCCGTGCCCTCTCGCTCCGGAACTCCTCCGAATCGCTGGTGCTGGACGCCGTCACGCTCCGGAACCTCGAGGTGCGGGAGAGTATCCGGGGAGGAAAAGGCGCAACGCTCCTCTCCTCGCTCGATTTGACAAAGACTCCGATGGGAAGCCGGCTCCTGGACCGGTACCTCTCCCGCCCGCTTACGGACATTGCCGAGATCAACCGGCGCCTGGACGCAGTGGAGTTCCTGGCCGGCAGGACTGCAGCACGGATCGCGTTCCGCGACAGCCTGAAGGCCTGTGCCGATATCGAGCGCATTGCAGCCCGGATCGCGTACGGGAACGCCGGGCCCCGCGATCTGGTTGCGCTGGCAGACACTCTTGAAACCCTGCCGGCGCTGAAACAGTGCTTTTCCACCCCCAAAGAAAATGTACCGGCTCTCGCAGCAGAAGCGATCAACGCCATTCACAACCTCCCTGAGATAATCGCGCTCATCCGGAACGCCATTGCCGACGATCCGCCCGCAGTTGCCCGGAATGGCGGGATCATCCGGCCCGGATACAGCGGGGAGCTCGACAGCATCCGCGGCGTGCTGCACTCCGGGAAGGACTGGATCGTTAAACTCCAGGAGAAGGAGCGCGAGGCCACCGGCATCAGATCCCTCAAAGTGGGGTACAACCGGATCTTCGGGTATTACATTGACGTGACAAAACCCAACCTTTCGCTTGTCCCGCCCCGGTACGAGCGCAAGCAGACCACAGCCACGGGCGAGCGGTATACAATCCCCGAGCTGCGCGAGAAAGAGACCCTCATCACCAACGCCGACGAGCGCGTACTCTCCCTGGAACGCGAACTCTACGTGCAGCTCCTCGGGATCCTCAAAAAGGATATCCCGGCCATCCAGGAAACCGCGAACGCCATCGCAGTCCTCGATGTTGCCGCCGCCCTTGCCGAATCAGCGCAGGTACGGAACTACGTGCGCCCGCAGCTGGACGAGAGCGACGATGTCGTCATCCGCGACGGCAGGCACCCGGTGGTGGAGCAGGGAGTATCCGGCGGCTTTGTCCCGAACGATACCGAACTCTCCGGCAGCGGGACGCAGATCATGATCATCACCGGCGCCAACATGGCCGGTAAGTCTACCTACATGCGGGCTGCCGCGCTCATCTGCATCATGGCGCAGGCCGGCAGTTTTGTCCCGGCCCGGCACGCCCGGATCGGCATCCTCGACCGGATCTTCACGAGAGTGGGTGCATTCGATGACCTTGCAAGCGGCCAGAGCACCTTCTTTGTCGAGATGCTGGAGCTGGCAAACATCCTCAATAACGTCACCCCAAAGAGCCTCGTGATCCTGGACGAGATCGGCAGGGGCACGAGCACGGCGGACGGCTCCTCGATTGCCCGGGCCGTACTCGAGTTCCTGCACGGGAAAGGCAGTGCAGGGCCAAAGACCCTCTTTGCCACGCACTTCCACGAGCTCATCGGCATGGAAGAGAAGCTCAAACGTGTAAAGAACTATCACTTCGCCGTCAGGGAGACAAAAGACGAGGTGGTCTTCCTCCGGAAGATCATCCCCGGCGCAACCGACAAAAGCTACGGTATCCATGTTGCACGGCTGGCCGGTATCCCGAAAAAAGTCACCGAGCGTGCCGAGGCACTCCTTGACGAGGACCTGAACGCACCGGTGAAAAACGGGTCACGCCCGCAGCGGTACACCCAGATCCTCCTTGTCGATGACAAAGCAGAAACCCCGGCCCCTGCAAAGAACCCGGTGCTGGATGAACTTGAGGCCATCAACCCGGATGAGATGACCCCCCTCCAGGCACTCGCAACGATTGCGGAACTGAAGCGGAAACTAAAAAGGGATGGCGGGAACCCATGAAGCAAGGCAGCAGCCCCACGATTATCCGCGTGCTCGACCAGGCAACGGTCAACAAGATTGCCGCGGGCGAAGTCGTGGAGCGCCCGGCCTCGCTTGTCAAGGAACTGGTCGAGAACTCCATTGATGCCGGTGCAGATTCAGTCAGGATCGAGATCATTGCATCAAAGAACGAGATCACATCCATCAGGATAACCGATGATGGTTGCGGCATGGTCCCTGAGGACGCCCTGCTCGCGTTCACACCCCATGCAACAAGCAAGATCACGGAAATCCGCGACCTTGACACGATCCGCACGCTCGGTTTCCGCGGGGAGGCACTCGCAAGCATCGCGGCGGTTGCCCGGGTAACGCTCATCACGAGGCCGCGTGACGATGAACTCGCTGCCGGGACACGGATCGTCATTGCCGGCGGTGAAATCCTGGAGAACAGTGCCATTGGCGCACCGGGCGGTACGACAGTCCTGGTCGAGGATCTCTTCTACAATACGCCGGCCCGGAAAAAATTCCAGAAGAGCAGGGCAACCGAGCTTGCGCACATCATCGGGATGCTCGAAGGGATCATCCTCGCCCACCCGACCATCGCGTTCCGGCTCACCTACAATGGAACGGAGCAGGTCGTCACCGGCCGGAACGCAACCCGTCTCGACACCATCGCCCGGATCTATGGGGCAGCCACAGCCCGCGATCTTGTGCCAGTCTCCACGACAGCACCGCTTGTTGCCATTGCAGGACACATCTCCCGTCCCTCTCTTTCAAGGAAAGACCGGGACCGGATTATCCTCTCCATCAACGGCAGGTATGTCTCCTCCCCTGCCATCACCAATGCCATCAAGGAAGGGTATGGAACTCTCCTTCCCAAAGACCGGTTCCCGGTCGCGTTCCTCTCGCTTGATATCGACACGGCCCTGGTGGATGTCAATGTCCACCCGACCAAGAAACTCGTCCGCATCTCGCGGGAACCGGAGATTGCAGGCGCTGTCCGCGATGCAATAAAAAAGACCCTTGCGGGCCATGACCTTATTCCGGATATCCGGCCTACTACAGCGCCACAACCCATTGTTGCTGATGCTCCTGCTGCAATGGCTGCACTGTCCCGTTCGTTCCCCTACCAGTTTCCCGAGACAAAACCTCCGGTTGTCAGCGAACCGACTCATTCCGGGGTCACTGACTCCGACCGACGGCTCCGCCACACCGAGCTCGCACCTGCTGGGCCTGCACCCGCAGCAACCCTCCCGCCCCTCCGGGTCATCGGGGAGTTCGGCGGCATCTATATCCTTGCAACAAACGCATCGGGGGAACTCCTGATCATCGACCAGCACGCAGCGCATGAACGGATCCTGTACGAGCTGGCAGGACAACAGGACGGCAGTGGAAAACGCGTGCAGGAACTGATCGCGCCGGTCATCCTCCACCGCACCCCGCGCGAGAGTGCCGTACTCGCTGAACTCCTGCCTGCACTCCGGAACGAAGGATTCCAGATCGAGGAGTTCGGCAAAGACACCTTCCTTGTCCGCACCGTCCCCATCGTCCTCGGAAAACTGGAGGACACGTCCCTGCTTGAAGATATCATCAGCGATCTTGTCAGCACCGATCGCGGAGAGCGGGTCGACAACCGCGAAAGGATTACCCGCATTGTCGCATGCCGCGGGGCCATCAAGGCCGGCACCGTCTGCACTCCCGAACAATGCCAGCGTGTCGCTGACCAGCTCCGGTTCACGAAGAACCCATTCACCTGCCCGCATGGCCGGCCCACGATTATCCGGTTCACGCGGGAGCAGCTGGACGGGATGTTTAAGCGATCATGAAGGTGAGGGATAAGTTGCTTCATGTTAATTAGCAGAGCTGAATATTTTGTAAAAATTTTCAACCTGAAAATTTCTTTTTCAGATCGCCCCTCCCTCTTGTGCCACATTTCCGGATTAAATCTGCGAAGGTTTTCTTTTCAGATTGCATCCACGATCCGGATATCATCAACGGAACCCCCCGCCCATTTTTCTGCCTGCCTGTGGCGGCATAAAAATGGGAAGGGGGGACTGGGGGGCAATCACTCGCAATTGATTTCAAAAATGATTACTCTGAATTTGCCCGCACCTCAACGATTATCAGCACATTCGATCCACAAAACAGAGAGACCGTTTCAGCCATGCCCTCGACCCAGCAGCGCCTCACCGGCCCCGGCCCTCTTTTCACACAGGAGGATATTCCCGCGTTCCAGGATCTCGTCCTCTC includes these proteins:
- the mutL gene encoding DNA mismatch repair endonuclease MutL, producing the protein MKQGSSPTIIRVLDQATVNKIAAGEVVERPASLVKELVENSIDAGADSVRIEIIASKNEITSIRITDDGCGMVPEDALLAFTPHATSKITEIRDLDTIRTLGFRGEALASIAAVARVTLITRPRDDELAAGTRIVIAGGEILENSAIGAPGGTTVLVEDLFYNTPARKKFQKSRATELAHIIGMLEGIILAHPTIAFRLTYNGTEQVVTGRNATRLDTIARIYGAATARDLVPVSTTAPLVAIAGHISRPSLSRKDRDRIILSINGRYVSSPAITNAIKEGYGTLLPKDRFPVAFLSLDIDTALVDVNVHPTKKLVRISREPEIAGAVRDAIKKTLAGHDLIPDIRPTTAPQPIVADAPAAMAALSRSFPYQFPETKPPVVSEPTHSGVTDSDRRLRHTELAPAGPAPAATLPPLRVIGEFGGIYILATNASGELLIIDQHAAHERILYELAGQQDGSGKRVQELIAPVILHRTPRESAVLAELLPALRNEGFQIEEFGKDTFLVRTVPIVLGKLEDTSLLEDIISDLVSTDRGERVDNRERITRIVACRGAIKAGTVCTPEQCQRVADQLRFTKNPFTCPHGRPTIIRFTREQLDGMFKRS
- the mutS gene encoding DNA mismatch repair protein MutS yields the protein MVREPGPENKAENGNGARLTPVMQQYHEMKEQHPDTILFFRIGDFYETFNDDAKLVSRELDIVLTSRSKSGDNPIPLAGVPYHAAEGYIAKLIAKGYRVAVCEQVGDPKTTKGVVKREIARVITPGTVIDPALVPSTAATYLMAALPDAKQKEWGISLLDISTGEFFAAIVPHDPILESLGSEIARYRPAECIVPANLPDTFRDRIRDAGVIVNACRDELFTCDRAEKLLCGHFGTASLGGFGFESRSCATGAAGAALAYALETQHAPLTHIRALSLRNSSESLVLDAVTLRNLEVRESIRGGKGATLLSSLDLTKTPMGSRLLDRYLSRPLTDIAEINRRLDAVEFLAGRTAARIAFRDSLKACADIERIAARIAYGNAGPRDLVALADTLETLPALKQCFSTPKENVPALAAEAINAIHNLPEIIALIRNAIADDPPAVARNGGIIRPGYSGELDSIRGVLHSGKDWIVKLQEKEREATGIRSLKVGYNRIFGYYIDVTKPNLSLVPPRYERKQTTATGERYTIPELREKETLITNADERVLSLERELYVQLLGILKKDIPAIQETANAIAVLDVAAALAESAQVRNYVRPQLDESDDVVIRDGRHPVVEQGVSGGFVPNDTELSGSGTQIMIITGANMAGKSTYMRAAALICIMAQAGSFVPARHARIGILDRIFTRVGAFDDLASGQSTFFVEMLELANILNNVTPKSLVILDEIGRGTSTADGSSIARAVLEFLHGKGSAGPKTLFATHFHELIGMEEKLKRVKNYHFAVRETKDEVVFLRKIIPGATDKSYGIHVARLAGIPKKVTERAEALLDEDLNAPVKNGSRPQRYTQILLVDDKAETPAPAKNPVLDELEAINPDEMTPLQALATIAELKRKLKRDGGNP